From the Helianthus annuus cultivar XRQ/B chromosome 17, HanXRQr2.0-SUNRISE, whole genome shotgun sequence genome, the window gtatgaaagggtctcttgagaaaggttggggttgacccttattcgttgctcggggtatttagggttgatgactaacccTTGCTTGTCCTTCTCACCATTCGAACTTTCCCCTTCGATTAGataagcttcctgagagggttgaagggttgcaattcCTCTTTCGGTGGGAAatttgacagtgccatggccaacGGATACTGCCATGTAgaatgcacattgtccgggcctccctatgattacgtcatagttagaagggatgttgataaccacgaaggttagcgatcgggttctttcctttgatccctccttaagacagacatcaagggttatttgccccaaaggcttcagggttacatcggcgataccttttatggaggtcccggagggttgaagccttgaacgttcctcATTACTCAATTGGTTGAAAAATTTCTCAAACATAatttcagtggctgctcccgtgtctatgtatgctttacaCGTTTGTAAGGTGCCCACGGtggcttcaaccacaaggggaccaggaagtgggtccttccttgttggggggaagcagacacactgaagctcccaatcttccaaccgtcgcttcttgtaagggaccttttcatcagaatataccatgtttacttccttccctttgccttcagccatcttgtctcgaaccccttttaccagatgggcgagttctcctgacttaacagcctcttcaattctctttttcagttggaagcagtcattggtgtgatgtcccttttcttcatggaattcacagaactgagtggagttctcattttttcgacTCTTGGGAAGAGGTctgggaggtctaaagttttgcttgacttcttccgtcgccaggatttcttgaggggttttggtgaggggagtgaaactcatgcctttatctctgcttgaagggtttcgcccttcaacccttcgagggtctgaaccctttgagcgtctgtcgtaagagttaaagtttcctctctttctggctgggctactgcttcgccagccaggacccctttttctttgttctttgatatccacggcttcctctccccgaatgtgagcctcggctctttcaagggcttcttccaaggtttttgATGTAGTGAGTGATACGATAAACGAAGatcaacacgttgattctacgaatacccgtgtgtctcttccccaacccccaaattgcaacccaaaggccacagaatttgaagtgaaaaataagttttctcaaaattcaagtctgattgtttcattcactaaagggacatataaataatgacagaaattcgaaatgggcctaaaaaaaataacgggccaaacacaagcccaaaaacaaaatgcccaaaatacttgaaaaaacataaaaatgggaaaaactaatagaaataaaCGTTTTctcggcccggacgatgacccaaaccgccgtagcCCGAGTTAGAGCCATTTCAGTGAAGCCCCTTTAGTGAcccgatcttgggcctccaaatacagaatggcccgctcttccacgcttgggcccgcatcagttttgggcagagatttgttgaaatctcgtgtgagatacttggaggttatggcgttcataaaaccggccaccctcattttctcatcagcccccacataggttagcccttcttttttgtatcgttcaatgaatgcccgtaggctttcatcatcacgttgttttaTCTGAAAGATCACTGTTGCGTCTTTAACGTAcctcctttgttgggagaagtttgccagaaaacctctgctgagatcgtcgaagcttcgaatgctttgagcaggtaggtcgttgaaccagattctagcggacccaacaagagtctgcatgaacattagACAGCATTCAGCATTCgtccatttttctattcgagcagctccaatgaagatctgaagatgatcttcgggatcttcagtcccatcatacgttctgatgtgagctggcattttgattttagactgaaaatcataatcagctatctgtctagaaaagcatgaaagattacttggcttgtaaggtttagccagGTCTTCTTCAGGTCTCGTACCTACGTTGCTGTTATTGCCATAGTTTCCCTGGGTGGCAAGCACTTGATTGATAAAGTGTTGCcaggggaagttggccatcatctgagacatcatgttgggtatgaaattgaaaccttgaaggcttccCGGACCAACTGAGCAACTTACCCCAAGAGGGGTGCTggcaacagcacttcgtgctaaagggagcacgggcagggcttgctcccatgtggtagttagagaagtgggacaactggtcaccggggattgtaggagttggtcgagtgttaactcgtgtcccagaggagtaccactagcagttggttgggaagagagaatagaatgaacagtggggtttgtcacagtggacagataagggtgaaggtttgaagggttgctgggaccggcctcacctcttgtaacaaagggtggtagaggtggcccaggagacaacgttggctcaggttcgtcgtaatctagacgaatccttacccctttttccctttctctgttcacatgttggttaagaagtgatcttagctcaaggaagttattagcgaccccctcgggggtaagttcaacacgtgccGGAGTGTCTgacacaccaacgttgggagatggagctccagatctggatggggttggtgtgttaaaggtaaggaactcgggtgtactccccggagttgaaaaaggcgttgttattgttgtgtgagcttgaccacttcccgggGTAGAGGTGTTAAGGATCTGGTTTACCTCTtccggagatccactttctgacatggtggtTTTGAGTGAAAGGAGCTACACTTACCAGGTCTCTTTTGAGGAGAAACaacggcgtagccccacggtgggcgccaacttgttgatgcaacaaacacgggaccaaggatggtagctaagttggttaggcaaaagggctgaagggttcagttttgcctaacgcaggtcgcggggtccctccacgtttgcaaaacgtggaaggaggttcactagtatgttcttgttatttgctttgaggttctttctccgaggccagctcgaatccagaaaagaaagcaaatataATGAAAGTGATGAAGAGTTGTTTGGAggtgacaaagaactctttgaatgactagagattaaggaatctctgccTTTTCGGAATGTCTTAGAAGTGTacatgagctgtcttcttatagtggaagacatCTCCTGAAATAGCATAAACTATACTAGCGAAACCTGTTTGcaaatggagggtttccccttttggggttgaaggctttggacccctggttaatagagtgtgcttgtgcagacctgctctgactttgtgagttggtgagcatgAGTTGGTGGGACGAGTCTCTAGACATGACTGATTACTGTTTCTCGATTTCCtcattttacagcttttcatccgatgaacctttcaaccttttaagctctttgcatattaatcattttgtttatccttgggctacccccgtcgtcaatAATCACATCGAATCGATCGAATTCAAAGTTCTTAACTCTCCTAAAGTTCTAGCCGAAAATTCGATCAACTTGAGGTGTTTCGAGACTAACCCAACCTTCTTGTGTTTTGAGGTAAGACGAAGTTTTATAAATTATCGATTTGATCTTTAATCGAATCAAAATGCATCGGAGGCTTGGGCTGTATAAATTGAAGAATACCAATACCGCCTTCCTTCGAAATGGGGATTGCGGTTTAAAATGGAAAGAATCAATTGTGGAAGAAGGGTGGAAGCGCTCCATACGAGTAGAGGTAATTGGGATTTTTTTTTTTCCAGCGAGAAAGAATTTAAACGGGGTATGGAATAATGTTGTCAAAGTTATTGCGAGAACTATGATATATGGCATTCCGCTTCGAAGATTTTCCAAAGGTGATGTGGGAGATGGGCGGCGGATCTCCATTTGACTGGACCATGGCTGTCAAACGAGCTGCTAAAAGATGTGTATCCTAATATTTTCATTATGGAAGTTGAAAAAAGATTTAATATTGCTAGCCGAATGAAGAACAACAATGACTCGCCTGTGAGTTCTTGGATGGGTGGTCTTGGATAGTGAGGAGCTTATTTGGTGGGGGCGGTTAAAAGATTACTTACCAAATGGGGTCGACTATAGTAATAATTAGGTGATGCAATGGTGCAAGTGGATTCCGTTGAAGTGTAATGTGTTCGCTTGGAGGACTGAGATGGGAAGAATTCCTATGTCGATGGCTCTTTGAAGTCGCAACATCAATATTAAAGATGTAAGTTGTCCTTTGTACGAGTCCGGCGAAGAAACTGTTGAACATTTATTCAACTTATGCATTGTCGCGACTATTGTTTGGCAATACATTAGTGTTTGGTGTAGGGTGGGTCCTTTCCTCATGTTCTCGTTTAGAGACCTTATGGAACTTTTTAATCATGTCAGGCTTAATGGGCTGGAAAAAGAAGTCTTTAAGGGTATCGTGATTATTGGGTGTTGGACTATTTAGAAAGCTAGAAACGGGCTGAAGTTTGCTAATAAACAAGCCCGAGTGAAAGACATTATAGGTGAAATTAAATCCATGGTTTATCTTTGGTGTAAGAGTAGATTTAAAGCTAGATCTATTTCTTGGATCAGTTGGTGTAATTTTGTAATTATGTAGGTTGTTCTGGTTTGGTCATCCCGTTTTGTGGGTTGGTTCGTTTTTAATGTTCACATTTCAAAAAAAAGAAGTTTTTTTTTATGTGCAAAAAGTTGTTGAATGACTTTTGTGAGAAAAAAACAtaaagtataatttttttttttttatatatttgctCAGATATTTAATAGGCTAGGTTGTTGTTTTGTATTTATCTACATTCACTTGACTCAAAAACTCAATTAaggcatgtgtagtcataaagccctttttggggcgttatgcgacacgtggcgAAACGCATAAGAGATAGTTTTATGGGGCTttatataacttgagtgtgtaGTGGGGATATATATGTATGGGGCTTTATAtatacgtatgtacgtatgtatatgtgtgtgagtggggaATAAATGGTAACGCCGTGATACACATCACGGGAGGGAAAAATTACCCCATAGCGCCGCCCGTAGCGGTGTTCCGCGGCGCTATGGGGCGCTATGCTGGAATCTCCCGTGATATGCCGCCCCATTACACAAGAACTTATATACTTGTTGGCCATGAAGTTTTCTCACCTTAATTTAAGGAAATACCAATTGAGAATTGAATCTAAATAACCTACTATTTGATATTCCAAACATATAGGAAAAATGTACATTCCAAATCGTGATACAATCCCTTAAATTTTAACACCAAACAAAGTATCATAAACCAAAACACATTTAGACAGTCGGGTCAATGAGTTCACCGTTCAAGAACTCACGGTAAGCAGCAACGGGCCAACTGAAGCCACGGAACACCAACCGAGAAGCCAAAGGAACATCGATGATGATCTCTTTCTGTGTAGGCTTCTTTTCATCGCGAATAGCGATCAAGTAACTCCTTCCGACCCACCCGATCCATCCAGCTATGTACAGAAACAGAATCCCGGGAGTAATGAATTCGCCCCAATGTCTTTGGTCTCCACTCACAATCAAGTGTGGCAACCCATCTGATCCACACAACAATCCTTGCTTTCCATAGTTGTCAAATCTGCATGTAATTTAACAGTTTAATACAATTTAAGTGAACCAACTCAATTTAACAAGCAAATATGAGCAATATGATATgaatgtgtatgtgtgtgtgatcCAACTTctgatttcaatatgattacagctgattcatcatcatcatttactcccaccaatagcaaagctaaggtagggtctgaggaggataagatgtagacaaccttacctctacctagtaggaatagagagactgtttccggtgagacccccggctcgataggagttttgcatcaagccttggacataaggcatataacactcagcaatcgggacaaagaccgattagtgcatgtacccttttgtctttcagctatcaacgccactacatgatgcatgattaaccatcctccgcttttaacgttattttcacgaaattagtaaaattttGTAACCTAAACTGAAATAGATGCAGTTTTGGACTATCAACGACTTCCAAATCGATCAATTACATTAGATCTATTCAGATGAAAGCGAATTACAGATCTGAATGTAGAAAAGGATGTATTTGAACTATTCATAACGCAAACAGAAATTGATCAAGTTATGAATATCAACAATTTTAAAATCGATCATTTACATAAGGTCAGATTTGGATGCGAAAACGGATACTATCAACGATTTTGAAATCGATCAATTAAGTTAGATCTATTCAGAATTCCAGATGAAACCTAATTTTAAATGTCAAATGCAGAAACGGATAGTATCAACGATTTTGAAATCGATCATGAAATCGATCAATTAAGTTAGATCTATTCAGATCAAACCGAATTTCAGATTCAAATATACTTCTAATCGTATTTAAACTAGTCGTAACACAAACTCAAATCGATGCAGTTCGGATCATCAACAACTTCAAAATCGATCAGTTACGTTAAATCATTACAAAACCTAACTAGAAAACCTAGATTACTGTATAAAATTTGTAAAAAAGTTATTCAGATCAAACCGAGTTTCAGATTCAAATAACTTCTAATCGTATTTAAATTAGTCGTAACACAAACTCAAATCGATGCAGTTCGGATCATCAACGACTTCAAAATCGATCAGTTACGTTAAATCATTAGAAAACCTAACCAGAAAACCTAGATTACTGTACAAAATTTGTAAAAAAGTTACCTGCGTTTCGTCTTCTCCATTGTAGCTTTGATAGCAAGAGCAGGAGCACTGTCCGGAGCATAAAGTTTCAGAGAACTCTCCAACTTCTTCAGCGACTGCTTCTCTCTCTTGGCGAACTGCTTCGACTCTTTACACGGAGTAAGTCCAGAAATATCAGCAGACGCCGGTAACACGGCCACCGTAGACGAAACAAGGATCGAAGATAGCGCAAGTGCTGCCGATAAGGCTTTCAACGATGAGTTGTTGCTTTTCTCATCGGTAGATGCAGAACAGACGATAGCACTGGTGCTGGTGGTGACCTTTGATCTGGATGATGATTTGAGGTTGGAGACCTCGAGTGGCTGGAGGAAGTTTGTGGAGATTGTGAACGACATCTTGGAGTGATGTCTGAATTTTGAGATTTttgggaagaagatgaagaaagtAGGAGGAAGAAATAGAAATGAATGGATGCATGAAATCTGTTGGATAAGATGGGATGCTGACGTGGGTGATTCTTATTGGTTGGGAATGGTGTTTAGTGGCTGTGCGTGTGTTGTTGAAAATCCTTTCTGTGTATCTATCGTTTCCACgtaatatatttatattattattattattgattttTTAAGTAGACAAATTCTTTTATTATTGATTTTTAAAGCAGACAAAATTCTTTTTTCAATAAAAGACTTAAAGCATTTCATACGTATAAAATGGTAAATTCTCACCAAATTTTCACcaaattttagagtaaattacaagttttgtcctttatgtttacaccaaattgcaggcgctgtcctttagcgcaaaagttaacaagttttgtccttaatgtttcaaaatcctgcacgttatgtcctttaggccaaacccaattaggtttttttgttaaatctggtcatgtgccttgcacatgagggtattcttgtcatttcaTCTCTTCAGGGGCTATTCTGTAAAATAACTTATGTTTGATAGATTaggttataaaaaataaaaagatttataaatataaaaaatatgccCCCTCTCTCTCTAACACATGCATTCTCTTCTCTCTCTTGTTGCAGGTTGTTTGGGACACATCCGGTATAGCACCGGTGAAAGCATTAACTTGTAACCAAACTTGCGACAACTCTATCATAGAAGCCAACACACTAACATCACCTGAAAGCCCAGAATTTTGATTATTCAACCACGGATTCTGAATATCCGACCCACCAAAAGTACTGGGAAAACTCCCTGTAAGATTATTATACGATTACCATTAAAATGAaatcccctctctctctctctgctaTAATCACCATTTAAATCCACCTCTCTGTTAtaatcaccatcatcatccaccCACCATAACCACTTCACCCCTACCAACAACAAGAACTCAGCAAATGAAATCCTCTTTTTACTTTCAATGCACTAAAATTCAAGAACTGTTTGTATCTTTTACATTTttaacttcaaaaaaaaaaaaaaaacacaaaaacacaaaaacaaaaacaaaaccctCAGACCTTCACATCAGAATTAACTTTACCTCAGCAAATTCAATCAAATCTTCAAAATTATCAAACAAGCTTCCACAGTTGATCTTACCTGTGATGTTGCTGTTGTcggtgtgacaactggcaccaaaccggtaatttccgtacactttattaactatttaatgactgcaattatgtgcttaaatgtcaacattgattGATGACATTATAtacatgtgaattcatgcacgtttaatactacaaaatattgctttatgcattaactaGAGCGTTGCGTaaaaaatactagtaaactcaccggtaaaacACAATATGCCAACGACTCTGCAGAAAGCAGCCAGACAAtaaaaattggagcctaggtgtaggtccaatgacaagaatacattaaaacccaagaatacatgCAAGGGTTAATATATGTACATtgcggaagctaaaatacgcactaaaaagcacccgaaacgcactttaagtgcagaattttattaaattcagctataatcagcttttaaacatataaatatcatgcagaatttacgtTTTATTGTCcggaatatttccctaagtgttggaaattgaaagggttacaaaaggaaacataaagaacactaaacggtgcaatttagcgccttaacgaaccggtatctaaccgaacaaccggacataacccggaacatcaaaatattattaaaagcattgtttaattatttctgaGGTATtcatggtccccgaacaccctaacccacactaaaatatctagtaactaactaCACTAACTAGATACTTGGTATATGATTACAAGGTAACTACATGGTTCAAAATTTACACTTAACCCCCCCCATTACATATGGACGGTCATATGATGGACCCACCAAATATTTCTCCAAATCCTACCATTTCCCATTTGATCTATTTTGATTTTCCTTGGATTTGTTtggattttatttgattttgtaagGAACTTGTAGGATATGAAAAGATTACAAGGACCATCACAATCATGCCCAAATCTTGTGCAATATTTTATCCTATTATTTTAATAGATTGTTTACTTGTTGGACTTGCCATAATATATGATCATATCTATAAGAAGCAAGGCCAAAGATCACAACCATCATTCACAAGATTTACCCTCTCTCCTCACTCCCTCTCTCCCTCTTTCGGCTCACCCccaaaccgccaccatcaccaccacacaACCATCATATTCATCCATCTTGGAGCATcattcaagtgtagaagaaggGTTGTAGGAGCTTgcaacttgtggagcttcaaaggAGCCTTGTTCTTGCTTGATTCCTCatctttttctcatcatcttttcactagaTCCTACCCTAGCTTTGTGCTTGTAGTAAGTCTCGGTTTACTCTTGTTTTTGTCTATTTTGAGTAATGAAAGATTATTTATGATGGGATCTTATGAAATACAAGAGCACtaaaaacatgaacataaagtttACTTAAACCTTTACATAATGTTTACATAAGAATAAGACATGAAGATGAAATCTTGTTGAATGAGGGTTGGTTAAATCATGCATGATATTTGATCGTTGGTCTCTTGATAAACCCGTTGTTCGGACATTTGTTGATACGATTTAGCAACATTTAAACTATAAAGAAACATGCTGAATTacattttcagccaacttcaaaTGGCTGTAAACAGACCATAATAAATCGAAAAACAGAATTTCTGAAGCCTAAATTATGTATTTTCGAAAAACATATCAAATGGCATTGGAATCGTAattgtttactatttttaaaggatcgtttcgtaacagcagctcaagctgcattttcctgctgaaaatatgtgttatatttttcatcataacttgaaacctgagtagaaccaGCCCCTGAAATTCATACAGTAGATGGTCACTGATGTCAGtgtgaccctccaactggaatttcgtaaaaCGGACTTACGAAAAATTT encodes:
- the LOC110926335 gene encoding photosystem I reaction center subunit III, chloroplastic, producing MSFTISTNFLQPLEVSNLKSSSRSKVTTSTSAIVCSASTDEKSNNSSLKALSAALALSSILVSSTVAVLPASADISGLTPCKESKQFAKREKQSLKKLESSLKLYAPDSAPALAIKATMEKTKRRFDNYGKQGLLCGSDGLPHLIVSGDQRHWGEFITPGILFLYIAGWIGWVGRSYLIAIRDEKKPTQKEIIIDVPLASRLVFRGFSWPVAAYREFLNGELIDPTV